A single window of Candidatus Omnitrophota bacterium DNA harbors:
- a CDS encoding 50S ribosomal protein L15 translates to MAFVSLPAYSGATKVKKRRRGHVHGRYNGRGLKGEKSRGGRTHLPLLEGGQMPLVRRLPKRGFTNRRFAEKCDILNLSVLDSKFDVGAEISVEALVKKGIVKGKNKVKLLGNGKLTKNFKVLLENISEGAAKKITEAGGTVANQKKAAQKKSEKAPPVNASSLAPVPK, encoded by the coding sequence ATGGCATTTGTCAGTTTGCCTGCATACAGCGGCGCCACCAAAGTAAAAAAGAGACGAAGGGGTCATGTTCACGGCAGATACAACGGCCGCGGCCTTAAGGGCGAAAAATCGCGCGGAGGCCGGACTCATCTGCCTCTTCTTGAAGGCGGCCAGATGCCTCTTGTAAGGAGACTTCCTAAAAGAGGTTTTACAAACAGGCGATTTGCCGAAAAATGTGATATTTTGAATCTTTCCGTTCTTGACTCTAAATTTGATGTCGGCGCCGAAATCAGCGTTGAAGCTCTTGTGAAAAAAGGCATTGTCAAAGGCAAAAACAAAGTGAAATTGCTCGGTAACGGAAAACTAACAAAAAATTTCAAGGTGTTGTTGGAAAATATATCCGAGGGCGCCGCGAAAAAAATAACCGAAGCCGGCGGCACCGTCGCGAATCAGAAAAAAGCAGCTCAAAAAAAAA